Proteins co-encoded in one Herpetosiphonaceae bacterium genomic window:
- a CDS encoding class I SAM-dependent methyltransferase, producing MARYIKLPGLRCIRYEVALNGWKILKHTVNDFSLWRLIEYPWVTEQLQLKRGDTVLDLGTGTSSYPHMLAKEGVNVVVLELERDRVRWQQQKRLATALRGDGTVYPVVADATALPVRDGVGHRVSAISSLEHIPDDRAVGREIGRVLADDGIAVITIPYTKTERTHFFKDLKPFKQVERNAFVQEGKAGSFFRFYTDRDIEETYIAPARANVTAWRGFGRWLLNGLYHETRRNRYWRRWVLKDWLLAKIVHPLEERFGTATEPLYVMFRLERTK from the coding sequence ATGGCTCGTTATATCAAACTGCCCGGCCTGCGCTGCATCCGCTACGAGGTCGCGCTCAACGGCTGGAAGATCCTCAAGCATACCGTCAACGATTTTAGCCTCTGGCGGCTGATCGAGTATCCGTGGGTGACGGAGCAGCTTCAGCTCAAGCGCGGCGATACCGTGCTCGATCTCGGCACCGGCACGTCGTCGTATCCGCACATGCTGGCGAAAGAGGGCGTCAACGTTGTCGTGCTTGAGCTAGAGCGCGACCGCGTGCGCTGGCAGCAGCAGAAGCGTCTCGCGACCGCGCTGCGGGGCGACGGCACGGTCTATCCCGTGGTAGCCGACGCGACCGCGCTGCCGGTGCGGGATGGCGTCGGGCATCGCGTCAGCGCGATCTCGTCGCTGGAGCACATTCCCGACGATCGCGCGGTTGGCCGTGAGATCGGGCGAGTGCTGGCCGACGACGGCATCGCGGTGATCACCATCCCATACACCAAGACCGAGCGCACGCACTTCTTCAAAGATCTCAAGCCCTTCAAGCAGGTCGAGCGCAATGCCTTCGTGCAGGAGGGCAAGGCCGGATCGTTCTTCCGCTTCTACACCGACCGCGACATTGAGGAGACGTATATCGCTCCGGCGCGCGCCAATGTCACCGCCTGGCGAGGCTTTGGGCGCTGGCTGCTCAACGGGCTGTATCACGAGACGCGGCGTAACCGCTACTGGCGGCGCTGGGTGCTCAAAGATTGGCTGCTGGCGAAGATCGTCCATCCGCTTGAGGAGCGCTTCGGCACCGCGACCGAGCCGCTGTACGTGATGTTCCGGCTGGAGCGCACGAAGTAA
- a CDS encoding polysaccharide biosynthesis C-terminal domain-containing protein → MSASRPQSSLSERVAGAIFWNTVAFPIKAAIKFLAGLVLLWALLPEGYGLFQAAVGAVVATVWTFTGLGISPSILKFVPEVMARQGSTGVARFLRQLFLIRLGFLLIVVLLLNIFSADVLGFLRAQASGDYARMLSADGLFLLRVASAIVLLRVATDTCARTLVAYFKQKTTNSLDIVSALVQPVLTVLLVPAWGLGMGIRGAALAILIGSTVDLLLALFAVRRALRHLPAEHQTIVAVERLWQRFSSSALMNYVMDQSVFVTSPDFVALVFLWLARPAALANIEAGWNQVLVLLTYLVMPLNGIYVPMFSEIFAKGDDHKLQPAYATLTRALLLATVPAGIGFITLAPQAFELLHLAAKYPQAAAVAQVVTLFLFAESIVVVPHVILMVYERYRVVALSRLLAVLSAPLIVLVAINGSAVTTALAIGVFRFGSRAVLTPYASRAFGLRFPWRFAGRLALPSLLFMSVLTLLSRVLPVLESQPVWRNLLHLAALIGVGVAIFAAGFKLMGGIDDDDRKRLATMRIPLRKLILRYL, encoded by the coding sequence ATGTCGGCGTCGAGGCCACAATCATCGTTGAGCGAGCGCGTTGCCGGAGCGATCTTCTGGAACACCGTCGCGTTTCCGATCAAGGCGGCGATCAAGTTTCTGGCCGGGCTGGTGCTGCTCTGGGCGCTGCTGCCCGAAGGCTACGGCCTCTTCCAGGCGGCGGTCGGCGCTGTGGTGGCGACGGTCTGGACCTTCACCGGCCTGGGCATCAGCCCGTCGATCCTCAAGTTCGTCCCGGAGGTCATGGCGCGGCAGGGCTCGACCGGCGTGGCTCGCTTTCTGCGCCAGCTCTTTCTGATCCGGCTCGGCTTTCTGCTGATCGTCGTGCTGCTGCTCAACATCTTCAGCGCCGACGTGCTGGGCTTTTTGCGCGCGCAGGCCAGCGGCGACTATGCCCGGATGCTGAGCGCCGACGGCCTGTTTCTGCTGCGCGTCGCCAGCGCGATCGTGCTGCTGCGCGTCGCGACCGACACCTGCGCGCGGACGCTGGTCGCCTACTTCAAGCAGAAGACGACCAACTCGCTCGACATCGTTTCGGCGCTGGTACAGCCGGTGCTGACCGTGCTGCTGGTGCCTGCCTGGGGCCTTGGCATGGGCATTCGCGGCGCGGCGCTGGCAATCCTGATCGGCTCGACCGTCGATCTGCTGCTGGCGCTGTTCGCGGTGCGGCGGGCACTGCGGCACCTGCCCGCCGAGCACCAGACGATCGTCGCCGTCGAGCGGCTGTGGCAGCGCTTCAGCTCAAGCGCGCTGATGAACTACGTGATGGACCAGAGCGTCTTCGTCACCTCTCCCGACTTCGTGGCGCTGGTCTTTCTGTGGCTGGCGCGGCCAGCAGCGCTGGCGAATATCGAGGCCGGATGGAATCAGGTGCTCGTGCTGCTGACCTATCTGGTGATGCCGCTCAACGGCATCTACGTGCCGATGTTCAGCGAGATTTTCGCCAAAGGCGACGATCACAAACTGCAACCGGCCTACGCCACGCTGACCCGCGCGCTGCTGCTGGCGACGGTTCCGGCGGGCATCGGGTTTATCACGCTCGCGCCGCAAGCCTTCGAGCTGCTGCATCTGGCGGCGAAGTATCCGCAGGCGGCGGCGGTCGCGCAGGTCGTCACGCTCTTTCTTTTCGCCGAGTCGATCGTCGTGGTGCCGCACGTGATCCTGATGGTCTACGAGCGCTACCGCGTCGTCGCGCTCTCGCGGCTGCTGGCGGTCTTGAGCGCGCCGCTGATCGTGCTGGTGGCGATCAACGGCTCGGCGGTGACGACCGCGCTGGCGATCGGCGTGTTTCGCTTCGGCAGCCGGGCGGTGCTGACGCCCTACGCCAGCCGGGCGTTTGGCCTGCGCTTTCCGTGGCGCTTCGCCGGGCGGCTAGCGCTGCCGTCGCTGCTGTTTATGAGCGTACTGACGCTGCTGAGCCGCGTGCTGCCAGTGCTCGAATCGCAGCCGGTCTGGCGCAACCTGCTGCATCTGGCCGCGCTGATCGGCGTGGGCGTGGCGATCTTTGCGGCTGGCTTCAAGCTGATGGGCGGCATCGACGACGACGACCGCAAGCGGCTGGCGACGATGCGGATTCCGCTGCGCAAATTGATTTTGAGGTATCTGTAG
- a CDS encoding class I SAM-dependent methyltransferase, with the protein MSSITTAIEEQLVAAIEPWLQHMRWRSNFAEWRERRINQERYQEARLRQLESIAGPIERQVLLDVGAGMGGFVVAAALRGATVGACEFNRAYCEIIRLRAARHDLTLPVYNAAGEALPFAAASFDTIVSWDVIEHVQDPARMLAEFNRVLLPGGVALVTAINRWAWKDPHYHIRGLNWLPRPWAEWLIRRRGRSKEGAAFQDMQRLSEMHYFSYGAFVRLAARYGFRVYDLKERELRAGKLHSPRRSRRLMRGALRRLGLERLAYRAQRQWYVGMFELALVKER; encoded by the coding sequence TTGAGTAGCATAACCACCGCAATCGAAGAGCAGCTTGTCGCGGCGATCGAGCCGTGGCTACAACATATGCGCTGGCGCTCCAACTTCGCCGAGTGGCGCGAGCGACGGATCAACCAGGAGCGCTACCAGGAGGCGCGGCTGCGGCAGCTTGAGTCGATCGCCGGGCCGATCGAGCGCCAGGTGCTACTGGATGTCGGCGCGGGCATGGGCGGCTTCGTCGTCGCTGCGGCGCTGCGGGGCGCGACCGTCGGCGCGTGTGAGTTCAACCGGGCCTACTGCGAGATCATCAGGTTGCGCGCGGCGCGGCACGATCTGACGCTGCCGGTCTATAACGCGGCGGGCGAGGCGCTGCCCTTCGCCGCTGCGAGCTTCGACACGATCGTAAGCTGGGATGTGATCGAGCACGTGCAAGATCCGGCGCGGATGCTGGCGGAGTTCAACCGCGTGCTGCTGCCGGGCGGCGTCGCGCTGGTGACGGCGATCAACCGCTGGGCCTGGAAAGATCCGCACTACCATATCCGTGGCCTGAACTGGCTGCCGCGTCCGTGGGCCGAGTGGCTGATTCGGCGGCGCGGACGCTCCAAGGAGGGCGCGGCGTTTCAGGATATGCAGCGGCTCAGCGAGATGCACTACTTTAGCTACGGCGCGTTCGTGCGGCTGGCGGCGCGCTACGGCTTCCGCGTCTACGATCTCAAAGAGCGCGAGCTGCGCGCGGGCAAGCTGCACAGTCCCAGGCGCAGCCGACGGCTGATGCGTGGCGCGCTGCGCAGGCTGGGCCTTGAGCGGCTGGCGTATCGCGCACAGCGGCAGTGGTACGTCGGTATGTTCGAGCTGGCGCTGGTCAAGGAGCGCTAG
- a CDS encoding glycosyltransferase family 39 protein — protein sequence MNVELVKTAAATTGALLTGRATAVRPLRFALLLAATTALAIGLRVIFWWMQSRSGAVQPGDSTEYVQGALHLLLHGDYATGSKWLRPPLYSAFLAGVFALVGVDLALAMLVQALITGLGTLAFAGMGYALFRRRDVALVGALIAALFVPFAAYGSVVFAEALFIVLIAAFFALVPYGISDEQPSNRRALLAGALLGLATLTRAVGLFFIPLAVVGMIAESWKNKRTREQENKGANVKQLSPLFLCSFVPLFVVLGSFSVIAPWTLRNALAYDRFIAVDTNGGVSFWYGAAHNDAELARGEARLAALPNLADKQRAALVLAFDAIARDPQRYLSRVRYKVVSLWQLGSRNYAAGGIVSFDPDGYSLGQTPGELPLPLSLLADAQYVLLMLGGVWGFCFAPRERRSALLVLWVLFGTLMSGLTIGHPRLRLPLLVAFVPYAAWAVLLLPTILRALRVRWRATACAALLSLVFVAIIYTQHYGRWARAQALVWRGDRSDPALYRQAYALNPANPLWLMAAADRAARAGDWMQAEKDYAQAAEQEPRSLYAHVRLIEAALRRGDERQATTHLDAIRALGRDTNDLLIWAWARLDMPAAPAVEPAQPGAIGHITGFAPTQPDESERWTLATAQIRLQPSRDCQQVTLTLRGYQDSQPVAVVVAERRTTLRITTAQKVYHVPLEASVCQADQPLIVTLRTPTLVLDSDAQPWAAGVAVAKVSLE from the coding sequence TTGAATGTTGAACTTGTGAAGACCGCCGCAGCAACAACAGGAGCACTCTTAACCGGGCGGGCCACTGCGGTCCGCCCGCTGCGGTTTGCCCTGCTGCTGGCCGCAACCACCGCACTGGCGATCGGGCTGCGCGTGATCTTCTGGTGGATGCAGAGCCGCAGCGGCGCGGTGCAGCCCGGCGACTCGACCGAGTATGTGCAGGGCGCGCTCCATCTGCTGCTCCACGGCGACTACGCGACCGGCTCAAAGTGGCTGCGTCCGCCGCTCTACTCTGCCTTTCTGGCGGGCGTCTTCGCGCTGGTCGGCGTCGATCTGGCGCTGGCAATGCTGGTGCAGGCGCTCATCACCGGGCTGGGCACGCTGGCCTTCGCCGGGATGGGCTACGCGCTCTTTCGGCGGCGAGATGTCGCCCTCGTCGGCGCGCTGATCGCCGCGCTGTTCGTGCCATTCGCGGCCTATGGCAGCGTCGTGTTCGCCGAGGCGCTCTTTATCGTGCTGATCGCGGCGTTCTTCGCGCTCGTGCCCTACGGAATATCCGACGAGCAGCCAAGTAATCGGCGGGCGCTTCTGGCGGGCGCGCTGCTTGGCCTTGCGACGCTCACGCGGGCGGTCGGGCTGTTCTTTATCCCGCTGGCTGTCGTGGGGATGATCGCCGAATCTTGGAAGAACAAGAGAACAAGAGAACAAGAGAACAAGGGAGCAAATGTAAAACAGCTATCCCCTTTGTTCCTTTGTTCCTTTGTTCCTTTGTTTGTCGTCCTTGGTTCTTTCTCCGTCATCGCGCCGTGGACGCTGCGCAACGCGCTGGCCTACGATCGATTCATCGCGGTCGATACGAATGGCGGCGTGTCGTTCTGGTACGGCGCGGCGCATAACGACGCGGAGCTGGCGCGTGGCGAGGCCCGGCTTGCGGCGCTGCCCAACCTGGCGGATAAGCAGCGGGCCGCGCTGGTGCTGGCCTTCGACGCGATTGCCCGCGATCCGCAGCGCTATCTCAGCCGCGTGCGCTATAAGGTGGTCAGCCTGTGGCAGCTTGGCAGCCGTAACTACGCCGCAGGCGGCATCGTCAGCTTCGATCCCGACGGCTACAGCCTGGGCCAGACGCCGGGCGAATTGCCGCTGCCGCTCTCGCTGCTGGCCGACGCGCAGTACGTCCTGCTGATGCTGGGCGGCGTCTGGGGCTTTTGCTTCGCGCCGCGCGAGCGCCGATCGGCGCTGCTGGTGCTGTGGGTGCTCTTCGGCACGCTGATGAGCGGCCTGACGATCGGGCATCCGCGCCTGCGCCTGCCGCTGCTGGTGGCGTTCGTGCCGTACGCGGCCTGGGCCGTGCTGCTGCTGCCGACGATCCTACGGGCGCTGCGAGTACGCTGGCGTGCGACGGCATGCGCGGCGCTGCTGAGCCTGGTTTTTGTAGCAATAATCTACACGCAGCACTATGGACGCTGGGCGCGGGCACAGGCGCTCGTCTGGCGCGGCGATCGATCCGATCCGGCGCTCTACCGACAAGCCTACGCGCTCAATCCGGCCAATCCGCTGTGGCTGATGGCCGCTGCCGATCGGGCCGCGCGGGCTGGCGACTGGATGCAGGCCGAGAAGGACTACGCGCAGGCGGCGGAGCAGGAGCCGCGCAGCCTGTACGCGCATGTCAGGCTGATCGAGGCGGCGCTGCGACGCGGAGACGAGCGGCAGGCGACAACGCATCTGGACGCGATCCGTGCGCTGGGCCGCGACACCAACGATCTCCTGATCTGGGCCTGGGCGCGGCTGGACATGCCTGCTGCGCCTGCGGTCGAGCCAGCGCAGCCCGGCGCGATCGGTCATATCACGGGCTTTGCGCCGACACAGCCGGACGAGAGCGAGCGCTGGACGCTGGCGACGGCGCAGATACGCTTGCAGCCGTCGCGGGATTGCCAGCAGGTGACGTTGACGCTGCGCGGATATCAAGACAGCCAGCCGGTCGCGGTCGTGGTGGCGGAGCGCCGCACGACGCTGCGCATCACGACGGCGCAGAAGGTGTATCATGTACCGCTGGAGGCGAGCGTCTGCCAGGCCGATCAGCCGCTGATCGTCACGCTGCGCACGCCGACGCTGGTGCTGGACAGCGATGCACAGCCGTGGGCGGCGGGCGTCGCGGTAGCAAAGGTGAGCCTTGAGTAG
- a CDS encoding DUF2079 domain-containing protein yields MLRSSSIDANLRAERRPLAAALTPTRILVGMVLLYFVVLTAGMAFKWTLWGQGFDHVDYEQAIWNTTQGRPFQISRYNFTDSILGMDWMPGLLFAVPFYALWPSAYMLDILQSALLALGAVPVYLIARDQFGSSEKAGLAWAATYLLFPTLQFVNMTPPWQPRTLAILCLLWAFRFFQQRRLWPFLLMLVVAITTRTDVSLVVIAWGMYAAPQRRSWRWWLPPLLLGFAWFYVSTSIITPSFYHAGYNPNEGRVDFDPSKGQQAEAWPGKSAQLGYYAHLGKDPVDIVKNILTHPVETFNLMFTGEKLWYLFLMFGTLLFLPLLAPDVLLLCAPIFLINLLSTRVYQYTIEEQYQALIIPGIVLAGIVGAARLWGWIARRQAPTTEDRAALLRRVPLGLLLAQVLIIGSLHLPLKNPVISAFRNHERPERVALMEEISAQIPRDAKVAATSFLAPHLLPRQHLFYLPPGPMHHDVDEAEYAFIDERAAVLKEHPRLLEHLHSDPRWTLIVERDQLLLFKRQT; encoded by the coding sequence ATGCTGCGAAGCTCCTCGATCGACGCCAATCTCCGCGCCGAGCGCCGCCCGCTGGCCGCCGCGCTCACGCCGACGCGCATCCTGGTCGGCATGGTGTTGCTCTACTTCGTCGTTCTGACGGCGGGCATGGCCTTCAAGTGGACGCTGTGGGGCCAGGGCTTCGACCACGTCGACTACGAGCAGGCGATCTGGAACACGACGCAGGGCCGCCCGTTCCAGATCTCGCGCTACAACTTCACCGACTCGATCCTGGGCATGGACTGGATGCCGGGCCTGCTCTTCGCGGTGCCGTTCTACGCGCTGTGGCCCTCGGCCTACATGCTCGACATCCTGCAATCGGCGCTGCTGGCGCTCGGCGCGGTGCCGGTCTATCTGATCGCCCGCGACCAGTTCGGCAGTAGCGAGAAGGCCGGTCTGGCCTGGGCCGCGACCTATCTGCTCTTCCCGACGCTTCAGTTTGTGAACATGACGCCGCCCTGGCAGCCGCGCACCCTGGCGATCCTGTGTCTGCTGTGGGCCTTTCGCTTCTTCCAGCAGCGGCGGCTGTGGCCGTTTCTGCTGATGCTCGTCGTCGCGATCACCACCCGCACCGATGTCTCGCTGGTGGTGATCGCCTGGGGCATGTACGCCGCGCCGCAACGCCGAAGCTGGCGCTGGTGGCTGCCGCCGCTGCTGCTCGGCTTCGCCTGGTTCTACGTCTCGACCTCGATCATCACGCCGTCGTTCTACCACGCGGGCTACAATCCGAATGAGGGCCGCGTCGATTTCGATCCCAGCAAAGGCCAGCAGGCAGAGGCATGGCCCGGCAAGAGCGCGCAGCTTGGCTACTACGCCCATCTGGGCAAAGATCCGGTCGACATCGTCAAGAACATCCTGACCCATCCGGTCGAGACGTTCAATCTGATGTTTACCGGCGAGAAGCTGTGGTATCTCTTTCTGATGTTCGGCACGCTGCTCTTTCTGCCGCTCCTTGCGCCCGACGTGCTGCTGCTCTGCGCGCCGATCTTTTTGATCAACCTGCTCTCGACGCGCGTCTACCAGTACACGATCGAGGAGCAGTACCAGGCGCTGATCATTCCCGGCATCGTGCTGGCGGGCATCGTCGGCGCTGCGCGGCTGTGGGGCTGGATCGCGCGGCGGCAGGCACCGACGACCGAGGATCGGGCGGCGCTGCTGCGGCGGGTGCCGCTGGGCCTGCTGCTGGCGCAAGTGCTGATCATCGGCAGCCTGCATCTTCCGCTCAAAAATCCGGTGATCTCGGCCTTCCGCAACCACGAGCGGCCTGAGCGGGTGGCGCTGATGGAAGAAATCTCCGCGCAGATTCCGCGTGATGCGAAGGTCGCGGCGACATCGTTTCTCGCGCCGCATCTGCTGCCGCGACAACACCTGTTCTACCTGCCGCCCGGCCCGATGCACCACGACGTCGACGAGGCCGAGTACGCCTTTATCGACGAGCGCGCGGCGGTGCTGAAAGAGCATCCCAGGCTGCTTGAGCATCTGCACAGCGATCCGCGCTGGACGCTGATCGTGGAGCGGGATCAACTGCTGCTGTTCAAACGGCAGACCTAG
- a CDS encoding glycosyltransferase family 2 protein, with the protein MWNGKTVSVIFPTYNEKDSIYDAIQEFFATGWIDEIVVVNNNAAPGTAEEVARTKARQVFETKQGYGYALRRGMAEATGDLILWAEPDGTFVGKDVEKLLVYSGDFPVVFGTRTCTSLIGSGANMGMFLRYGNVFVAKLLEALFNTYTLTDVGCTMRVMTREALEIMQPHFRSGSSYFGLEFMLLTIVCGFDFVQIPVTYRSRVGESSVTGDFGKAFALGMQMIFYVIWSWIVFWFRRVIGKPLPYQRGAASNG; encoded by the coding sequence GTGTGGAACGGTAAGACAGTTTCGGTTATTTTCCCGACCTACAACGAGAAAGACTCGATCTACGACGCGATTCAGGAGTTCTTTGCCACGGGCTGGATCGATGAGATCGTGGTCGTCAACAACAACGCCGCGCCGGGAACCGCCGAGGAGGTCGCGCGGACCAAGGCCCGGCAGGTCTTCGAGACGAAGCAGGGCTACGGCTACGCGCTGCGTCGCGGCATGGCCGAGGCTACCGGCGATCTGATCCTGTGGGCCGAGCCTGACGGCACGTTCGTGGGCAAAGATGTCGAGAAGCTGCTGGTCTACAGCGGCGATTTTCCGGTCGTCTTCGGCACGCGCACCTGCACCTCGCTGATCGGCTCCGGCGCGAACATGGGCATGTTCCTGCGCTATGGCAACGTCTTTGTTGCCAAGCTGCTTGAGGCGCTCTTCAACACCTACACGCTGACCGATGTCGGCTGCACGATGCGGGTGATGACGCGCGAGGCGCTGGAGATCATGCAGCCGCACTTCCGCTCAGGCTCGTCTTACTTTGGCCTTGAGTTCATGCTGCTGACGATCGTCTGCGGCTTCGACTTCGTGCAGATCCCGGTGACGTACCGCTCGCGGGTCGGCGAGTCGTCGGTGACTGGCGATTTCGGCAAGGCGTTCGCGCTGGGCATGCAGATGATCTTCTATGTGATCTGGTCGTGGATCGTCTTCTGGTTCCGGCGGGTGATCGGCAAGCCGCTGCCGTATCAGCGCGGCGCGGCCTCCAATGGATAA
- a CDS encoding 2-phosphosulfolactate phosphatase, whose translation MSATTFSQDPYRCRLEWGRAGARRAAERGDLLVVVDTLSFSSTTVTAVQHGAIVYPCAHDEDPAMLARRVGGEVAVGRGDVPHSGRFSLSPLTYLDVAPGTRIVLRSPNGATCSRYAPQVPHLFVGALLNAAAVAAVVADMLESTEARVTLLACGERWATSGEDGALRFAIEDALGAGAILSYLPYPKSPEARVCEAAYTAMREDIGALLWECGSGRELRERGFGGDVEHAGRLNLYDAVPVMRGACIERWRG comes from the coding sequence ATGAGCGCGACAACCTTTTCACAAGATCCCTATCGCTGTCGGCTGGAGTGGGGTAGAGCGGGCGCACGCCGGGCGGCGGAGCGCGGCGATCTGCTGGTCGTCGTGGATACGCTCAGCTTTTCCAGCACTACCGTGACGGCGGTTCAGCATGGCGCGATCGTCTATCCCTGCGCCCACGACGAAGATCCGGCGATGCTGGCGCGGCGCGTCGGCGGCGAGGTAGCAGTAGGCCGGGGCGATGTGCCGCACAGCGGGCGGTTCTCGCTGTCGCCGCTGACCTATCTTGACGTAGCGCCAGGCACGCGGATCGTCCTGCGCTCGCCGAACGGCGCGACCTGTAGCCGGTACGCGCCGCAGGTGCCGCACCTGTTCGTCGGCGCGCTGCTCAACGCGGCGGCGGTCGCGGCGGTGGTTGCCGATATGCTCGAATCGACTGAGGCGCGCGTGACGCTGCTGGCCTGCGGCGAGCGCTGGGCCACGTCCGGCGAGGATGGCGCGCTGCGCTTCGCGATCGAGGATGCACTGGGCGCGGGCGCGATCCTGTCGTATCTGCCCTATCCTAAATCGCCTGAGGCGCGTGTGTGCGAGGCCGCGTACACGGCGATGCGCGAGGATATAGGGGCGCTGCTGTGGGAGTGCGGCAGCGGTCGCGAGCTGCGAGAGCGCGGCTTTGGCGGCGACGTGGAGCATGCCGGACGGCTGAATCTGTATGACGCCGTGCCGGTGATGCGCGGCGCGTGCATCGAGCGCTGGCGCGGCTGA
- a CDS encoding response regulator transcription factor, translating into MRDNVRILIVEDDESIRDFIEMGLEDEGYQSAVAADGAIALALIPTYRPNIILLDLHMPNMDGRTFVDLYRQTPAPHARIIMLTASRNPTTAAAEIGADGLLAKPFDLDDLYATIKAFLPA; encoded by the coding sequence ATGAGGGACAACGTCCGCATTTTGATCGTCGAAGACGACGAGAGCATCCGCGATTTTATCGAGATGGGCCTGGAGGATGAAGGCTACCAGAGCGCGGTTGCCGCCGATGGCGCGATAGCGCTGGCGCTGATTCCAACATATCGGCCCAACATTATCCTGCTCGACCTGCACATGCCGAATATGGATGGCCGCACCTTTGTCGATCTGTATCGCCAGACGCCCGCGCCCCACGCCAGGATCATCATGCTGACCGCCTCGCGCAACCCTACTACGGCGGCGGCGGAGATTGGAGCCGATGGCCTGCTCGCCAAGCCGTTCGATCTGGACGACCTTTACGCGACGATCAAGGCGTTCCTGCCCGCATAG